The following coding sequences are from one Roseburia hominis A2-183 window:
- the pelF gene encoding GT4 family glycosyltransferase PelF, producing the protein MRICIVAEGCYPYVVGGVSSWIHSMIKIFPEYQFVVLAIVANRSLRGKFVYDLPENVVEVHELYLEDADWRPKELKRAARLKLNEREYAALRSLLMNQNVDWDTLFSFFGEKEFSLNELLMGEDFFRAVQECYTVRYAGAVFSDFLWTMRSMYLPLFLTLGMRLPRADVYHCVATGYAGVLGSMAKRRFGCRLLISEHGIYTREREEELIRADWVSGIYKNIWIEQFKKMSKLAYDRADLVTSLYAHARELQIELGCPADKTSITPNGIDPARFTGLKRPEAMEPDMVHIGAVLRVTPIKDVKTMIRAFAYAKRDVPNLKLWIMGPTEEDEEYARECFDLVELMELPDVVFTGRVNVTEYLGGLDFTILTSISEGQPLTVLEGYAAKLPAIATDVGNCRGLLYGEDDDFGEAGILTHIMNVKEIADAMVNLARHPVRRKQMGENGYRRVMAKYKISDMQQTYRKIYETFENIDW; encoded by the coding sequence ATGAGAATATGTATTGTGGCAGAGGGATGCTATCCCTATGTTGTCGGGGGTGTATCGAGCTGGATACACAGTATGATAAAAATATTTCCGGAGTACCAGTTTGTCGTGCTGGCGATTGTGGCGAACCGTTCGCTGCGCGGAAAGTTTGTCTACGATCTCCCGGAGAATGTGGTGGAAGTGCACGAACTGTATCTGGAGGATGCAGACTGGCGGCCAAAAGAACTTAAAAGAGCAGCCAGACTGAAGTTAAATGAGCGGGAGTACGCCGCACTGCGGAGCCTGTTGATGAACCAGAATGTAGACTGGGATACCCTGTTCTCCTTTTTCGGGGAGAAGGAATTCTCTTTGAATGAACTTCTCATGGGGGAGGATTTTTTCCGGGCGGTGCAGGAATGTTATACGGTGCGGTATGCGGGGGCGGTGTTTTCTGATTTCCTCTGGACGATGCGCTCCATGTATCTTCCGCTGTTTCTGACACTTGGCATGCGGCTGCCGAGGGCGGATGTGTATCACTGTGTGGCGACGGGATATGCGGGCGTGCTGGGCAGCATGGCAAAGCGCAGGTTTGGCTGCAGGCTTCTGATCTCGGAGCATGGAATCTACACCAGGGAGCGCGAGGAAGAACTGATCCGTGCGGACTGGGTGTCCGGCATCTATAAAAATATCTGGATTGAGCAGTTCAAGAAAATGTCGAAGCTTGCCTATGACAGGGCGGATCTGGTGACAAGCCTTTACGCGCACGCGAGAGAGCTTCAGATCGAACTGGGATGTCCTGCGGATAAGACGAGCATTACCCCGAATGGGATTGATCCGGCGCGGTTTACCGGCTTGAAGCGTCCGGAAGCGATGGAGCCGGATATGGTGCACATCGGTGCGGTACTCCGCGTGACGCCGATCAAGGATGTCAAGACCATGATCCGGGCGTTTGCGTATGCAAAGCGCGATGTGCCTAACTTAAAATTATGGATCATGGGGCCGACGGAAGAAGACGAGGAATACGCGAGAGAATGTTTTGATCTGGTGGAGCTGATGGAACTGCCGGATGTGGTGTTTACCGGAAGGGTGAATGTGACGGAATATCTCGGCGGACTGGATTTTACCATTCTGACCAGTATCAGCGAGGGGCAGCCGTTAACGGTTCTGGAGGGCTATGCGGCGAAGCTTCCTGCGATAGCAACCGATGTCGGAAACTGCCGCGGACTGTTGTACGGCGAGGACGATGATTTTGGCGAGGCGGGAATTCTGACGCACATCATGAACGTGAAGGAGATCGCGGATGCCATGGTGAATCTTGCCAGACATCCGGTCCGCAGAAAACAGATGGGAGAAAACGGTTACCGCCGTGTGATGGCAAAGTACAAGATTTCGGATATGCAGCAGACGTACCGGAAGATTTATGAAACGTTTGAGAACATAGACTGGTAG
- a CDS encoding DUF2194 domain-containing protein has translation MVSRRNYLTIAMMFVILLFMFQFTGVMKEQLSEYESNEYADDTTTSFQRSDAFLAEQTSADACEVIYVGEAGGAEESVVKTWCSYRKRTFFCSSSLALLDSLQDDALQVLVVDGSKVTSEEEVAVLRREAQMGVTVIFATLPQSSVIREYRDLRELLGIRAVIADEIPLAGMHLFSGFLLGGEEIYEVTELGEEERQDMNPSVPWYTTGAGTKTYMVGTLSDETIEQTVDNEIRAQYAGMEEEAAKNSLLPAILWRNSVDTAKIFCVNGDYLADISAVGILDAMMGETYDYDIYPVINAQNLVIADLPTFVSENEEEMQKRYSQSAQAVYQEIVWPSLTSIASRTGAKMTCMMTPQFTYTDEEEPDGENVTYYLKRLKEEHAEAGLSADSMEGIPLSEKIKQDQTFWQTYAPSYRFLSLYADGVKSIGEKSALPAEIRTVALGSGASGQAVGYLNENVTLQPSTSSGIRHTFLDDFKVKCMETALGYSNITLDFYSVTYPEGDEDSWEKMSKKIAANLGTYWKAYEAFDATTLTESDVRIRRFLALDYKQQRAGNVITLSLEHREDAAWFLLRLHGEKVTEVAGGIFEEIEDGVYLILAEEDEVSVEVQTGETWQYQDGGKRGDGT, from the coding sequence ATGGTATCACGCAGAAATTATCTGACGATTGCAATGATGTTTGTGATTCTGCTTTTTATGTTTCAGTTTACAGGCGTCATGAAAGAACAGTTAAGTGAATATGAGAGCAACGAATATGCAGACGATACCACAACATCCTTTCAACGGTCGGATGCATTTCTGGCGGAACAGACATCTGCCGACGCCTGCGAGGTGATCTATGTGGGCGAAGCAGGGGGAGCGGAGGAATCCGTGGTAAAGACATGGTGCAGCTACCGCAAGCGGACGTTTTTTTGCAGCAGCTCCCTCGCACTGCTTGACAGCCTGCAGGATGATGCACTGCAGGTGCTGGTGGTGGACGGCAGCAAGGTGACGTCGGAAGAAGAGGTGGCGGTTCTTCGCAGAGAGGCACAAATGGGTGTGACTGTGATTTTTGCAACCCTGCCGCAGAGCTCTGTGATAAGGGAGTACCGGGATTTAAGAGAGCTTCTCGGAATCCGCGCGGTGATTGCGGATGAGATACCGCTTGCGGGCATGCATCTGTTTTCCGGCTTTCTGCTCGGCGGGGAAGAGATCTATGAGGTCACGGAACTCGGGGAGGAGGAGCGTCAGGACATGAACCCTTCTGTTCCCTGGTATACGACCGGCGCGGGAACCAAGACCTATATGGTCGGCACGCTGTCCGATGAGACGATCGAACAGACGGTGGATAACGAAATACGGGCACAGTATGCGGGAATGGAGGAAGAGGCGGCAAAAAACAGCCTTCTGCCTGCCATTCTCTGGAGAAACAGCGTGGATACGGCAAAGATTTTCTGTGTGAACGGGGATTATCTTGCAGACATAAGCGCTGTTGGAATACTGGACGCCATGATGGGGGAGACATACGATTACGATATCTACCCGGTAATCAACGCACAGAATCTTGTGATTGCAGATCTGCCGACGTTCGTCTCCGAGAACGAGGAGGAGATGCAGAAGCGCTACAGTCAGTCCGCACAGGCAGTGTATCAGGAAATTGTGTGGCCGTCGCTGACCTCCATTGCCTCCCGGACGGGGGCAAAGATGACCTGCATGATGACGCCGCAGTTTACGTATACGGATGAGGAAGAGCCGGATGGAGAGAACGTCACCTACTATCTGAAACGTCTGAAGGAGGAGCACGCGGAGGCGGGACTGTCCGCAGACAGCATGGAAGGGATCCCGCTCTCAGAAAAAATAAAGCAGGATCAGACGTTCTGGCAGACCTATGCGCCGTCCTACCGGTTTTTATCCCTCTACGCGGACGGAGTAAAGAGCATCGGGGAGAAGAGTGCCCTTCCAGCGGAAATCCGGACGGTTGCGCTCGGATCCGGCGCCAGCGGGCAGGCGGTGGGGTATCTCAATGAGAACGTCACACTGCAGCCGTCGACGAGTTCCGGAATCCGGCATACGTTTCTGGATGATTTTAAAGTGAAATGCATGGAGACGGCGCTCGGCTATTCCAACATCACACTCGACTTCTATAGCGTGACTTATCCGGAAGGGGACGAGGATTCCTGGGAGAAAATGTCCAAGAAGATCGCAGCAAACCTGGGCACCTACTGGAAAGCGTATGAAGCGTTTGACGCAACCACCCTGACAGAGAGTGATGTGCGCATCCGCAGATTTCTGGCACTTGACTATAAGCAGCAGCGCGCGGGCAATGTGATTACGCTTTCCTTAGAGCACCGGGAGGATGCGGCATGGTTTCTGCTGCGCCTGCACGGAGAGAAAGTCACAGAAGTTGCGGGCGGAATCTTTGAAGAGATAGAAGACGGCGTCTACCTGATTCTTGCAGAGGAAGATGAGGTCTCCGTGGAAGTGCAGACCGGGGAAACATGGCAGTATCAGGACGGCGGAAAGCGTGGTGACGGCACATGA
- the pelG gene encoding exopolysaccharide Pel transporter PelG encodes MAGIGIKLQKIYEKKTILAYLTGFGYSAVVTVAPMFVVIGTVMLMSQLLGYENVGYARRGLFSGTLLYIFIFSLLTAAPFNAVLSRYMSDVIYEERYEDILPCYDVGLLLNILLASLLGIPFCAWEHLVEHVNLIFVFTGFCGYIALVLVFYSMLYLSICKDYQKISLYFLTGMAAALACALFFVKVCGREIVYSMLLSLTIGFFLTAVLEYATVKRYFKRNSNRYRRVFSYFGRYWKLVVINFLYTLGLYIHNFVFWNTDLQMRVADTFVFAPTYDLATCLAMFTNLSSTIIFITRVEMHFHTRYKAYSEAVIGGRWEDIKNTKDRMFRQLSAELMNLVRIQFIISTAVYLLCVVVLPQYGFSGRVMQIYPCLAAGYFILFILYAEIIFLYYFNDLTGALLATLGFCLVTWAGSVLSAGGSDLWYGMGLVAGSFTGFTIAYFRLRFMERHMDEHIFCGGQLFTVKRERMPESMVYTKKQKER; translated from the coding sequence GTGGCAGGAATAGGAATCAAGCTCCAGAAAATATATGAGAAAAAAACGATTCTTGCATATCTGACCGGATTCGGCTACAGTGCGGTCGTGACGGTCGCACCGATGTTTGTCGTGATCGGAACGGTCATGCTCATGAGTCAGCTCCTGGGATATGAGAATGTGGGATATGCGAGGAGAGGACTGTTTTCCGGAACGCTGCTTTACATCTTTATCTTTTCGCTTCTGACGGCGGCGCCTTTTAATGCGGTGTTGTCCCGCTATATGTCGGATGTCATCTATGAGGAGCGCTATGAGGATATTCTGCCCTGTTACGATGTGGGGCTGCTTTTAAACATTCTGCTGGCAAGTCTTCTCGGAATTCCGTTTTGCGCATGGGAACATCTTGTGGAACATGTCAATCTGATTTTTGTGTTTACCGGATTTTGCGGTTATATCGCACTGGTTCTCGTGTTCTACTCGATGCTTTACCTTTCCATCTGTAAGGATTATCAGAAGATATCGCTGTACTTTTTGACCGGGATGGCGGCGGCACTCGCCTGCGCCCTCTTTTTTGTAAAAGTATGCGGCAGGGAGATTGTCTACAGTATGCTGCTTTCCCTCACGATCGGATTCTTTCTTACGGCGGTGTTGGAATATGCCACGGTGAAGCGCTATTTTAAGAGGAACAGCAACCGGTACAGAAGAGTTTTTTCGTATTTTGGCAGGTACTGGAAGCTGGTGGTGATCAATTTTTTGTATACCCTCGGTCTGTATATTCACAATTTTGTGTTCTGGAATACGGATTTACAGATGCGCGTGGCGGATACGTTTGTCTTTGCTCCGACGTATGATCTGGCGACCTGTCTGGCGATGTTTACGAATCTGTCGTCGACCATCATTTTTATCACGCGGGTAGAGATGCATTTCCACACACGTTACAAGGCGTATTCGGAAGCGGTCATCGGAGGAAGATGGGAAGATATCAAAAATACAAAAGACAGAATGTTCCGGCAGCTTTCTGCAGAGCTTATGAATCTGGTGCGCATACAGTTTATCATCTCGACGGCAGTGTATCTGCTCTGCGTGGTGGTGCTTCCGCAGTACGGGTTCTCGGGAAGAGTGATGCAGATCTATCCTTGTCTTGCCGCCGGATATTTTATATTATTTATTCTGTATGCAGAAATTATTTTTCTGTACTACTTTAACGATCTGACAGGGGCGCTTTTGGCAACCCTCGGCTTTTGTCTGGTGACGTGGGCGGGAAGCGTGCTTTCTGCCGGCGGGAGTGACCTGTGGTACGGCATGGGGCTGGTGGCGGGCAGCTTTACCGGCTTTACCATTGCCTATTTCAGACTCAGGTTCATGGAGCGCCATATGGATGAACATATCTTCTGCGGCGGACAGCTGTTTACGGTGAAGAGAGAGCGGATGCCGGAGAGTATGGTATATACAAAGAAACAGAAGGAGCGTTAG
- a CDS encoding GGDEF domain-containing protein: MEQQEHIQKLADEYYEEGRARFFDHKLEEAAMLVQNALHLYKKCDDMLKYATALNMLGVIYGATGNETMAVDYLVEGLECAIDYQLNNITALFYNNIGSRYQELGEHEKAIDYFLKSARELQNPTCIKEERYRSWTLITYLNLAVSYYELNLYELSYKYLEQAERQLDEEVEEMYHYTVLIFKCRLLWQMEKGDYVYEHMEDLLASGEKDSNASDYLSDMKDLCQLFRDMKEYEYWKQTISAVETYTIDQNTVFFRLFLTELWMDYYQTVGNEERYVELCVAHADLYKRQKAIDVKDRATAIDIKVQLREKEAERKRVETMSVTDALTGLGNRYSLEREAVHIIRDAGGERITVGVLDIDCFKQLNDTYGHIQGDRCLKVVADILKEAVMDCGHVYRFGGDEFVMLFPAGMENRIEGIAEAILQKIAEAGIANEHSVVQPNLTISQGYACFVPEGTESGARLIEHADKALYYVKRNSRNAYYIIRE, encoded by the coding sequence ATGGAACAGCAGGAACATATACAAAAACTGGCAGATGAATACTACGAAGAGGGCAGAGCCAGATTCTTTGACCACAAGCTGGAGGAAGCGGCGATGCTCGTACAGAATGCGCTTCATCTCTACAAGAAGTGTGATGATATGCTAAAATACGCCACAGCGCTCAATATGCTCGGTGTGATCTACGGTGCCACGGGGAACGAGACGATGGCGGTGGATTATCTGGTTGAGGGACTTGAGTGTGCGATAGATTACCAGCTAAATAACATCACGGCACTCTTTTATAACAATATCGGTTCCAGGTACCAGGAACTGGGAGAACATGAGAAGGCGATCGATTATTTCTTAAAGTCGGCGCGGGAACTGCAGAATCCGACCTGCATAAAGGAGGAGCGCTACCGTTCCTGGACTCTGATTACCTACCTGAATCTGGCGGTCTCCTACTACGAACTGAATCTGTACGAGCTTTCCTACAAATATTTAGAGCAGGCAGAGCGGCAGCTTGACGAGGAAGTGGAGGAGATGTATCATTATACGGTACTGATCTTCAAATGTAGGCTGCTCTGGCAGATGGAAAAGGGAGACTATGTGTATGAGCACATGGAGGATCTTCTGGCGAGCGGTGAAAAAGACAGCAATGCATCGGATTATCTGAGCGATATGAAGGATCTGTGTCAGTTGTTCCGCGACATGAAAGAGTATGAATACTGGAAGCAGACCATATCTGCGGTCGAGACCTATACGATCGATCAGAATACCGTCTTTTTCCGGCTTTTTCTGACAGAATTGTGGATGGACTACTATCAGACTGTGGGGAACGAAGAGCGCTATGTGGAACTGTGTGTGGCACATGCGGATCTGTATAAGCGCCAGAAAGCAATCGATGTGAAGGATCGTGCAACAGCGATCGACATCAAGGTCCAGCTGCGGGAAAAAGAGGCGGAGCGTAAGCGCGTGGAGACCATGTCTGTGACGGATGCGCTGACCGGACTGGGGAACCGCTATTCTCTTGAGCGTGAGGCGGTGCACATCATAAGGGATGCGGGCGGTGAGCGGATCACGGTCGGCGTTTTGGACATCGACTGCTTTAAGCAGCTGAACGATACCTACGGACATATTCAGGGAGACCGCTGCCTGAAGGTGGTGGCGGATATTCTGAAGGAGGCAGTGATGGACTGCGGACATGTCTACCGGTTTGGCGGGGATGAGTTCGTGATGTTGTTTCCGGCAGGGATGGAGAACCGGATCGAGGGGATCGCGGAGGCGATCCTGCAGAAGATTGCGGAGGCGGGAATCGCAAACGAGCACTCGGTTGTGCAGCCGAATCTTACCATCTCCCAGGGGTATGCCTGCTTTGTGCCGGAGGGCACAGAGAGCGGAGCGCGTCTGATTGAGCACGCGGACAAGGCGCTTTACTATGTGAAGAGAAACAGCAGAAACGCATATTATATCATACGCGAATGA
- a CDS encoding glycosyltransferase, with amino-acid sequence MKKKILFVINTLSRAGAETALLELLAQLAAERGEDGQPRYELSLFVLMNQGELVQQIPEGVRLVNPRYAPVSVLEPKGRIYMGMTVVKCLLHRANLIRLWRYHWRVARAMRKEGRLMPDKLLWRAISDGARRFPEEYDLAVAFLEGGSAYYVADHVRTKKKAAFIHIDYQKAGYSRELDRDCYLQYDAVFPIGEQVKRAFLAVYPECSARTRIYHNRIDCEKIRKMSGQPGGFTDDFDGIRLLTVGRLTPQKAYPVAIEAMRQLKAEGYPVRWYVLGEGSSRRELEQHIASCGLKEDFLLLGAVENPYPYYRQTDIYVHATGYEGKSIAIQEAQTLGCAIVASECNREQITDGEDGILCALDAAAVKEAVGFLIRNPDRRRAYAQAALKRPVNYENEERLLEQLLSEKE; translated from the coding sequence ATGAAAAAAAAGATATTGTTCGTGATTAATACATTAAGCCGCGCCGGAGCGGAGACGGCACTGTTGGAACTGCTTGCGCAGCTTGCTGCCGAGAGGGGGGAGGACGGGCAGCCCAGATATGAGCTCTCGCTCTTTGTCCTGATGAACCAGGGAGAACTGGTGCAGCAGATACCAGAGGGGGTGCGGCTTGTCAATCCAAGGTATGCCCCGGTCTCGGTGCTCGAACCAAAGGGAAGAATCTATATGGGCATGACCGTTGTAAAATGTCTGCTTCACAGAGCCAACCTGATCCGGCTGTGGCGCTATCACTGGAGGGTCGCGCGGGCAATGCGCAAAGAGGGACGGCTGATGCCGGACAAGCTGCTGTGGCGGGCAATCTCGGATGGCGCTAGACGCTTCCCGGAGGAATATGATCTTGCAGTTGCATTCCTGGAGGGCGGTTCTGCATACTATGTGGCAGACCACGTCAGGACGAAAAAAAAGGCGGCGTTTATTCATATCGACTATCAGAAGGCGGGATACAGCAGGGAACTGGACCGCGACTGCTACCTGCAATATGATGCCGTATTTCCGATCGGGGAACAGGTAAAGCGGGCGTTTCTCGCCGTGTATCCGGAGTGCAGTGCACGCACCAGGATCTATCACAATCGGATCGACTGTGAAAAAATCCGGAAGATGTCCGGGCAGCCGGGAGGATTTACGGATGATTTCGACGGAATCCGCCTGCTTACGGTGGGAAGACTCACCCCGCAGAAGGCATATCCGGTTGCGATCGAAGCGATGCGGCAGTTAAAGGCGGAGGGATACCCAGTCCGGTGGTATGTGCTGGGCGAGGGAAGCAGCCGCAGGGAATTAGAGCAGCACATTGCGTCGTGCGGATTAAAGGAGGATTTCCTGCTGCTTGGAGCGGTTGAGAATCCCTATCCGTACTACCGGCAGACGGATATCTATGTGCATGCGACCGGATATGAGGGGAAAAGCATTGCGATACAGGAGGCGCAGACGCTTGGCTGTGCGATCGTTGCTTCCGAATGTAACAGAGAGCAGATTACAGACGGGGAGGACGGGATTTTGTGCGCGCTTGACGCTGCGGCGGTAAAGGAAGCTGTGGGCTTCCTGATCCGGAATCCGGACCGGCGCAGGGCGTACGCGCAGGCGGCGTTAAAGCGTCCTGTAAATTACGAGAACGAGGAACGGCTGTTGGAGCAGCTGCTTTCCGAGAAAGAATAA
- the spo0A gene encoding sporulation transcription factor Spo0A, which translates to MEKLNVAIADDNERMLRLLGDIIESDDELNVVGVARDGEEAYHVIKAKEPDVVLLDIVMPKLDGLGVLDRVSQDTSIKKHPAFIMISAIGQEKITEDAFARGADYYIMKPFDNDIVLSRIKNVRRPAAGRGAEVRKVNAYEKAEETKERNLEADVTDIIHEIGVPAHIKGYQYLRDAIVMSVNDMDMLNSITKILYPTIAKKYQTTSSRVERAIRHAIEVAWSRGKMDTIDEMFGYTIHNGKGKPTNSEFIALITDRIRLEYKMH; encoded by the coding sequence ATGGAAAAACTGAATGTTGCAATAGCAGATGATAATGAGAGAATGCTGCGATTATTAGGGGATATTATCGAAAGTGATGACGAACTGAATGTTGTAGGAGTCGCCCGCGACGGCGAGGAAGCATACCATGTGATAAAGGCGAAAGAACCGGATGTCGTGCTGCTCGACATTGTGATGCCGAAGCTTGACGGATTGGGGGTTTTAGACCGCGTGAGTCAGGACACCTCCATAAAAAAACATCCGGCGTTTATTATGATCAGCGCGATCGGTCAGGAGAAAATCACGGAAGATGCGTTTGCGCGCGGCGCAGATTATTACATTATGAAGCCGTTTGACAATGATATCGTGTTAAGCCGCATCAAGAATGTGAGAAGACCTGCGGCGGGACGCGGTGCGGAAGTGCGCAAGGTCAATGCCTATGAGAAGGCGGAGGAGACAAAGGAGCGCAACCTGGAAGCGGATGTCACCGATATTATTCACGAGATCGGAGTTCCGGCGCATATCAAAGGGTATCAGTATCTGCGGGATGCGATTGTCATGTCCGTCAATGACATGGATATGCTCAACTCGATCACGAAAATTCTTTATCCCACGATCGCGAAGAAGTACCAGACAACCTCCAGCCGTGTGGAGCGGGCAATCCGGCATGCGATCGAGGTGGCGTGGAGCAGAGGCAAGATGGATACCATTGATGAGATGTTCGGGTATACCATCCACAACGGAAAAGGAAAACCGACGAATTCGGAGTTTATCGCACTGATTACCGACCGGATACGTCTGGAATATAAGATGCATTAA
- a CDS encoding NAD-dependent epimerase/dehydratase family protein: MNILLVGSKCRFLQLLTDKLDKEGHRVFLLTAEDKSVRTSKKIFETYHFAYDNPCIREVLEGVRPDVTVFMGAYDTGFLWGKGSSTASAYTSGLFQLLMNETAGNVGRFLYLSSEEVFGGEYTQDISCEENCAAYTVRAQAIAAGEELCRSYFNMGYETIVLRLDHLYGEPLTGAEARDICARMSVEGLETGEIRVNPHNRVALLHYSDAVEFLYAVITAKKMTYGVYQISSGETISVRSAAEFVAAELEGVKVVEDTGRERMEPVLSNQRFAEEFGIRIVHKPETEIGREAAYIRQHASSFVRTQSRKKGWSRFGERSREAVRAMIPFAENLLCFLPFFLLNNWMAGSAYFQNIDFYLLYVLLFAITYGQQQATFSSILAVAGYLAVQMYQRSGFDVVLDVNTYIWIAQLLILGLVIGYMRDRLHAVEEEERHEVDFLSRQVEDISDVNGSNVRIKEILSNQIVNQNDSFGKLYEITSSLDKYEPSEVLFYAAEVLAKLMDSQDVAIYTVANHSYARLFSATSPKARMLGNSIHYVQMEELYEKLREKKVFINKTMDERYPLMADAIYSEDEMQLILMVWGIPWERMTLGQANMLTVIGYLIQNAVVRANRYLSALEQQRYIHGTRILEADAFASLVKAYLNAREKKLTECALVVFEEGEISREEAAGVLSGMMRQSDYLGELSDGKMYALLANTSAEDAGMVVERFRSAGFPCRMKEEMEL; encoded by the coding sequence ATGAATATATTATTGGTGGGAAGCAAATGCCGCTTCCTTCAGCTTTTGACGGACAAACTGGACAAAGAAGGGCACCGTGTGTTTTTGCTGACGGCAGAAGACAAATCGGTCAGAACGTCCAAAAAGATATTTGAGACGTATCATTTTGCATACGACAATCCGTGCATCAGAGAGGTGCTTGAGGGAGTGCGTCCGGATGTGACAGTCTTTATGGGCGCCTATGATACAGGCTTTCTCTGGGGGAAGGGGAGCAGCACGGCGTCGGCGTACACTTCAGGCCTGTTTCAGCTGCTGATGAATGAGACGGCTGGTAATGTGGGACGCTTTTTGTATCTCTCGTCGGAGGAAGTCTTCGGGGGAGAGTATACACAGGACATTTCGTGCGAGGAAAACTGTGCGGCTTATACGGTACGCGCGCAGGCGATTGCGGCGGGAGAGGAACTCTGCCGCAGTTACTTTAACATGGGCTATGAGACGATCGTGCTGCGGCTGGATCATCTCTACGGGGAACCGCTTACCGGGGCGGAAGCGCGTGATATCTGCGCCCGCATGAGTGTGGAGGGGCTGGAAACCGGTGAGATCCGGGTAAATCCCCACAACCGTGTGGCGCTGTTACACTATTCGGATGCCGTCGAATTTTTGTATGCGGTGATTACGGCAAAAAAGATGACGTACGGCGTCTATCAGATTTCTTCCGGAGAGACGATTTCCGTTCGAAGCGCAGCGGAGTTTGTGGCGGCGGAACTGGAAGGTGTGAAAGTCGTAGAGGACACCGGAAGAGAGCGGATGGAGCCGGTTTTGTCCAACCAGAGATTTGCGGAGGAGTTTGGGATACGCATTGTACATAAGCCGGAGACCGAGATTGGCAGGGAGGCGGCGTACATCCGGCAGCACGCATCTTCTTTTGTGCGGACACAGAGCAGAAAAAAGGGATGGAGCCGGTTCGGAGAGCGGTCGAGAGAGGCCGTAAGAGCGATGATTCCGTTCGCGGAGAATCTGCTTTGTTTCCTTCCGTTTTTCCTGTTAAATAACTGGATGGCGGGGAGCGCGTATTTCCAGAACATTGATTTTTACCTTCTGTATGTGCTGCTGTTCGCCATTACCTACGGGCAGCAGCAGGCGACATTCTCCTCGATTCTTGCGGTGGCGGGGTATCTTGCGGTGCAGATGTATCAGCGGAGCGGTTTTGATGTGGTGCTGGATGTCAACACGTACATATGGATTGCACAGTTGCTGATTCTGGGACTTGTGATCGGCTATATGCGCGACCGGCTGCATGCGGTGGAGGAGGAGGAGCGCCATGAGGTGGATTTCCTCTCCAGACAGGTGGAGGACATCTCGGATGTCAACGGCAGCAACGTGCGCATCAAGGAGATTCTGTCAAATCAGATCGTCAACCAGAACGACAGCTTCGGAAAGCTGTATGAGATCACGTCCAGCCTGGACAAGTACGAGCCGAGCGAAGTGCTGTTCTATGCCGCGGAGGTGCTGGCAAAGCTGATGGACAGTCAGGATGTCGCAATCTATACGGTGGCAAACCACTCCTATGCGCGTCTGTTCTCGGCAACTTCGCCGAAGGCACGCATGCTCGGAAATTCCATTCACTATGTGCAGATGGAAGAACTCTATGAAAAGCTGCGGGAGAAAAAAGTGTTCATCAACAAAACCATGGATGAGCGCTATCCGCTGATGGCGGATGCCATTTATTCGGAGGATGAGATGCAGCTGATTCTGATGGTGTGGGGAATCCCATGGGAGAGAATGACGCTCGGACAGGCGAATATGCTCACTGTGATCGGCTATCTGATCCAGAACGCGGTTGTACGTGCGAACCGTTATCTCTCGGCGTTAGAACAGCAACGCTATATCCACGGCACCAGAATTTTGGAGGCGGATGCGTTTGCTTCTCTGGTGAAGGCTTATCTTAACGCGAGAGAGAAGAAACTGACGGAGTGCGCGCTTGTTGTCTTTGAGGAGGGGGAGATCTCCAGGGAGGAAGCCGCGGGCGTGCTTTCCGGCATGATGCGCCAGAGTGATTACCTTGGAGAACTCTCCGACGGAAAGATGTACGCACTGCTTGCTAACACGAGCGCAGAGGATGCGGGAATGGTTGTGGAGCGTTTTAGGAGCGCAGGTTTCCCGTGCAGGATGAAAGAGGAGATGGAACTATGA
- a CDS encoding PqqD family protein has protein sequence MQKNRYQLRCAAGKYWLLDMEQDGETYRPPLMLNESGAYIFRQYMAGNTADKIAEELATMYGGIADDMRTDVMQFIRQMELQGIL, from the coding sequence ATGCAGAAAAACAGGTATCAGCTCAGGTGCGCGGCAGGAAAATACTGGCTGTTAGATATGGAGCAGGATGGAGAAACGTATCGGCCGCCGCTCATGTTAAATGAGAGCGGGGCTTATATCTTCAGGCAGTATATGGCAGGAAACACGGCGGATAAAATCGCGGAGGAGCTTGCCACTATGTACGGGGGGATCGCAGACGATATGCGGACAGATGTGATGCAGTTTATCAGACAAATGGAACTACAGGGGATCTTGTAA